In a genomic window of Vallitalea okinawensis:
- a CDS encoding serine hydrolase domain-containing protein — MKVNIRKLNKILVNSCDEKKVFNATVKIANENDELIWRGEAGSAKELKTFAIASITKMFTAAVIFNLVEKKKMSLDDPIGKYVSADILKGIHIVKGKDYSGFITIKQLLCQTSGLADYYTEKSKDHNSFLKDVYEKDYEITLQEILDRTRKLRPHFINGTQEKAYYSDLNFELLGELSKTVTGQSLTSLYSEYIIKPLELKSTYLCTGNDEIYTPIYWGKKKLDRPLVLSSQPASGGIISDADDLIRFLKAFYRGNLFPRKYITDNNWHRIQWFPLEYSMGMMRCKMSRVMSPFIPAPEILGHSGSTGSFAFYCPSKKVYIAGTLNQVKKNPFQLIYRMLNCLD, encoded by the coding sequence ATGAAGGTCAATATTAGAAAGCTAAATAAAATATTAGTAAATAGTTGTGATGAAAAGAAAGTCTTTAATGCTACAGTAAAAATAGCTAATGAGAATGACGAGTTGATTTGGAGGGGAGAGGCCGGATCAGCTAAAGAGCTAAAGACTTTTGCAATCGCTAGTATAACTAAAATGTTTACCGCAGCTGTTATATTTAACTTAGTAGAAAAGAAAAAGATGTCACTGGATGATCCCATTGGTAAATATGTAAGTGCTGATATACTGAAAGGTATTCATATTGTCAAAGGTAAAGATTATAGTGGATTCATTACCATTAAGCAACTCTTATGTCAAACAAGTGGGCTAGCAGACTATTATACTGAAAAAAGTAAAGACCATAATTCTTTTTTAAAAGATGTATATGAAAAAGATTATGAAATTACTTTACAAGAAATATTAGATAGAACTAGAAAGCTTAGACCTCATTTTATAAATGGTACGCAAGAAAAAGCCTACTATTCTGATTTGAATTTTGAATTATTAGGAGAGCTATCAAAAACAGTGACGGGACAATCATTAACAAGTCTCTATAGTGAATACATAATAAAACCTTTAGAGTTAAAGTCGACATACTTATGTACAGGAAATGATGAAATATATACACCAATATACTGGGGAAAGAAGAAACTGGACCGTCCTTTGGTATTATCTAGTCAACCTGCATCAGGTGGCATAATTTCAGATGCAGATGACTTAATAAGATTCTTAAAAGCGTTTTATCGAGGTAATCTTTTTCCGAGAAAGTATATTACTGATAATAATTGGCATAGAATTCAGTGGTTTCCTCTGGAATATAGTATGGGTATGATGAGATGTAAAATGTCAAGAGTGATGTCACCTTTTATTCCTGCACCTGAAATACTAGGGCATTCAGGATCTACAGGGAGTTTTGCGTTTTATTGTCCATCTAAAAAAGTTTATATAGCTGGCACGCTGAATCAGGTGAAGAAGAATCCTTTTCAATTAATCTATAGGATGTTAAATTGTTTAGATTAG
- a CDS encoding DJ-1/PfpI family protein, translating to MNTYILIYEGFANFEVVIASLLLKSKGDIITIAVDDNPITSCEGFKYVPHKLVKDIDINDVGVLLIPGGDPNELYDKKEVYDLVRRANNEKAIIGAICAGPVHLAKAGIIQDVKYTVSKDERSLKYFNKDNYEGSNVVVDGNIVTAKPTGYVDFGIELGKLISIYDNEEDLKGTINFFKYFKE from the coding sequence ATGAATACATACATACTTATTTATGAAGGGTTCGCAAATTTTGAAGTAGTTATAGCAAGCTTATTATTGAAGAGTAAAGGTGATATTATTACAATAGCAGTTGATGATAATCCTATAACATCGTGTGAGGGATTTAAATATGTTCCACATAAATTGGTAAAGGATATCGATATCAATGATGTGGGTGTTCTATTAATACCTGGTGGAGATCCAAATGAGTTATATGATAAGAAAGAGGTATATGATTTAGTGCGAAGAGCAAATAACGAGAAAGCAATTATTGGAGCTATATGTGCTGGTCCTGTACATTTAGCTAAAGCAGGAATAATACAAGATGTAAAATATACTGTTAGTAAAGATGAGAGATCTCTAAAGTATTTTAATAAAGATAATTATGAAGGCTCCAATGTCGTAGTGGATGGAAATATTGTAACTGCAAAACCAACAGGATATGTGGATTTTGGTATAGAACTAGGTAAGTTGATATCCATATATGATAATGAAGAGGATTTAAAAGGGACAATAAATTTCTTCAAGTATTTTAAGGAATAG
- a CDS encoding sugar phosphate isomerase/epimerase family protein, which translates to MSYADALKEREDNKRGMGALYLNIGMPTLIELNTIEENIKLCKDLGLNFIEINLNLPQYQVDRLKASELLLLQQKHDIFFTFHLPEDLEIAHFNKMIRDAHWKTVFEVIDIMKRIGSKIMNMHMSKGIHFTLPSKKVFLYEKYNMEYCQTFKSFAKQVIERIGQYPIKVAIENTGVYDKQFITSIMDELLKDDGFALTWDIGHDYSSGNLDKDYILKNINKLKHMHLHDARGQQNHMVLYDGDLDINKYIDLAYKEEYSVVIETKTIEALKESICRLRQSGYSF; encoded by the coding sequence GTGTCTTATGCTGATGCTCTAAAAGAGCGAGAAGATAATAAAAGGGGAATGGGGGCTTTGTACTTGAATATTGGAATGCCAACACTTATTGAATTAAATACTATAGAGGAAAATATTAAACTATGTAAAGACCTAGGTTTAAATTTTATTGAAATAAATCTAAACCTACCTCAGTATCAGGTAGATCGATTGAAAGCCAGTGAGCTACTTTTATTACAGCAGAAACACGACATTTTCTTTACTTTCCATTTGCCAGAAGATTTAGAAATTGCGCATTTCAACAAAATGATAAGAGATGCTCACTGGAAAACTGTTTTTGAAGTAATAGACATCATGAAAAGAATTGGCAGTAAAATAATGAATATGCACATGAGTAAAGGGATTCATTTTACACTACCATCAAAGAAAGTATTTTTATATGAGAAATATAATATGGAATACTGCCAAACCTTTAAGTCATTTGCAAAACAAGTCATTGAAAGAATTGGCCAATACCCCATTAAGGTTGCTATTGAAAATACAGGAGTATATGATAAACAATTCATCACTTCAATAATGGATGAACTTTTAAAAGACGATGGATTTGCGCTCACTTGGGATATAGGACATGACTACTCAAGTGGAAATCTAGATAAAGATTACATACTTAAGAATATAAATAAACTTAAACATATGCATCTACATGATGCTCGTGGTCAGCAAAATCATATGGTCTTATATGATGGGGATCTTGATATTAATAAATACATAGATTTAGCTTATAAAGAAGAGTATTCGGTAGTTATCGAAACTAAAACAATTGAAGCTTTAAAAGAATCTATATGTAGATTAAGACAATCAGGATATTCGTTTTAG
- a CDS encoding S66 family peptidase: MRRLRKGDNIGIFSPSSPITNTVPTRFERAKKYLENKGYNIIEGNLTGKEDYYRSGTIKERAEELNQLIRDPNVHCIMSTIGGMNSNSILPYIDYTAFKSNPKIVIGYSDVTAILLALYAQTEIPTFYGPALVASFGEFPPFVDETYKSFIEIVDNKEDHYEYTMPKYWTEEYIKWVEQNRGKSKSLNNWITVYGGSTKGRVIGGNLNTITGIWGSKYMPIIEKGDILFIEDSLKDAATIERSFSLLKINGIFDKVSGIILGKHELFDDKGTGRKPYEILLEVLNGQELPFIADFDCCHTHPMLTLPLGSQIYLDATNQKIVLESNIFDRYKDG, encoded by the coding sequence AAGGGAGATAATATTGGTATATTTTCCCCATCATCACCTATAACAAATACTGTTCCTACAAGATTTGAAAGGGCAAAGAAGTATCTAGAAAACAAAGGCTATAATATAATAGAAGGTAATTTAACTGGCAAAGAAGACTATTATAGGTCTGGAACAATAAAAGAGCGAGCTGAAGAATTGAACCAATTAATAAGGGATCCAAATGTTCATTGTATAATGTCAACGATTGGTGGTATGAATTCCAACTCTATACTCCCCTATATAGACTATACAGCATTTAAGAGTAATCCTAAAATCGTTATAGGTTATTCTGATGTAACTGCAATTTTACTTGCCCTGTATGCACAGACTGAAATTCCAACCTTCTATGGTCCAGCATTGGTAGCATCCTTTGGCGAATTTCCGCCTTTTGTTGATGAAACATACAAGAGCTTTATTGAAATAGTAGATAATAAGGAAGATCATTATGAATATACAATGCCAAAATATTGGACAGAAGAGTACATAAAGTGGGTGGAACAGAATAGAGGGAAAAGTAAAAGCCTCAATAATTGGATAACTGTATATGGTGGTAGTACTAAAGGAAGAGTTATTGGGGGGAATTTGAATACAATTACAGGAATATGGGGCAGCAAGTATATGCCTATAATTGAAAAAGGAGATATTCTTTTTATAGAAGACTCTCTAAAAGATGCAGCTACGATTGAGAGGAGCTTTTCACTCTTAAAGATTAATGGGATATTTGATAAAGTTTCAGGTATTATATTGGGTAAACATGAGTTGTTTGATGATAAGGGTACTGGAAGAAAGCCCTATGAGATCCTTTTAGAAGTACTGAATGGGCAGGAATTACCTTTTATTGCTGATTTTGATTGTTGCCATACACATCCAATGCTTACATTACCATTGGGAAGTCAAATATACTTAGATGCTACCAATCAGAAAATAGTATTAGAGAGTAATATTTTTGATAGATATAAAGATGGATGA